A stretch of Metabacillus sp. FJAT-52054 DNA encodes these proteins:
- a CDS encoding CGNR zinc finger domain-containing protein, giving the protein MNKSLFLLGGTAWINLVNTQYISENQTIDILIDPSKTLQWLEDNKLLRKSDFLALKNGEIFNSLIEDLKSLRDLSKMILGDLEKQGKLSLNLTEQLKRLTKQIKVSLSIDSEFNMVYEGLTTREQVQYLIIQSIIQTLNSTPAHRVRKCEHQECQLYFVDTSKSGKRRWCSMELCGNRQKAAEFYARKKKKE; this is encoded by the coding sequence TTGAACAAATCACTATTTTTATTAGGTGGAACAGCATGGATAAACCTGGTGAATACGCAGTATATCTCCGAAAACCAAACCATTGATATCCTGATCGATCCATCCAAAACTCTTCAGTGGCTTGAAGATAATAAATTATTACGGAAGTCAGATTTTCTGGCTTTAAAAAATGGAGAAATTTTTAATTCTCTTATAGAGGACCTCAAATCACTACGTGACCTTAGCAAAATGATTTTAGGTGATTTAGAAAAACAAGGAAAACTTTCTCTAAATCTCACGGAGCAATTAAAAAGGCTTACCAAACAAATTAAGGTAAGCCTATCTATTGATTCAGAGTTTAACATGGTCTATGAAGGATTAACGACCAGAGAACAAGTGCAATATTTAATCATCCAATCAATTATTCAAACACTAAATTCAACTCCTGCACATCGAGTTAGGAAATGCGAACACCAGGAATGTCAGCTCTATTTTGTCGATACTTCAAAATCAGGAAAAAGGCGCTGGTGTAGTATGGAATTATGCGGAAATCGCCAAAAAGCAGCAGAATTTTATGCAAGGAAAAAGAAAAAGGAATAA
- a CDS encoding DinB family protein, producing the protein MEHFLFNQLAFVRNQTLKQLEGVTEDMADRIPDGFRNSIRWNAGHVYVVLERFAFSSTGIPQVLPDGFKEQFEYGSTPLNGHSFPVPTLDELKDLMEVQQSRIREALAGRLEEKVPAPYTTSAGMTLETVEQFLTFSLYHEGMHFNTIKLYKMLLFRQQ; encoded by the coding sequence ATGGAACACTTCCTATTTAACCAGCTGGCGTTTGTGAGAAACCAAACCCTGAAGCAGCTGGAAGGCGTGACAGAGGATATGGCCGATCGTATTCCGGATGGGTTCAGGAACTCAATCCGCTGGAATGCGGGACATGTGTATGTTGTATTAGAGCGGTTTGCTTTTTCATCCACAGGTATTCCGCAAGTATTGCCGGATGGGTTTAAAGAGCAGTTTGAGTACGGATCCACCCCGTTAAACGGGCATTCTTTTCCGGTCCCGACGCTTGATGAGCTGAAGGATCTCATGGAAGTGCAGCAATCCAGGATTCGGGAAGCGCTGGCTGGCCGCCTGGAGGAAAAGGTTCCTGCTCCGTATACGACTTCTGCCGGAATGACGCTTGAGACGGTCGAACAATTCCTCACCTTCAGCTTGTATCATGAGGGAATGCACTTTAATACGATTAAACTTTATAAGATGCTGCTCTTCCGTCAGCAGTGA